GCATTATAGCCATCTTTTTCAACGCTTTTTTTCTGAACTACTTTCATAGGTCCAACTTCTATTACTGTAACAGGAATTACTATTCCTTCTTCTGTAAATATTTGTGTCATACCTACTTTTTTACCTAATATACTTTTCATATTTTACACCTCCTGAAATCTTACAGCGGATTACACCTTTGTGCAATCATACTAAGCAGAGTGTACTTTATCTAATTCTCTACTTGTATTCTTATAATTTAATTTCAATATCTACACCAGCCGGTAGATTAAGCTTCATTAATGAATCTACTGTCTTTGGTGTTGGATTTAAGATATCGATTAATCTCTTATGAGTTCTTTGTTCAAACTGCTCTCTAGAATCCTTGTATTTATGAACAGCTCTTAATATTGTAATTATCTGCTTTTCTGTTGGTAGTGGTATAGGACCTG
The DNA window shown above is from Proteiniborus ethanoligenes and carries:
- the rpsJ gene encoding 30S ribosomal protein S10 gives rise to the protein MSNSKQKIRIRLKAYDHEILDSSAQKIVETAKRTGANVSGPIPLPTEKQIITILRAVHKYKDSREQFEQRTHKRLIDILNPTPKTVDSLMKLNLPAGVDIEIKL